One Ornithorhynchus anatinus isolate Pmale09 chromosome 2, mOrnAna1.pri.v4, whole genome shotgun sequence DNA segment encodes these proteins:
- the RASAL1 gene encoding rasGAP-activating-like protein 1 — protein sequence MSRNTSLSFRVVEGRDLPSKDVSGSSDPYCLIKVDNEVVARTATVWRSLNPFWGEEFTLHLPLGFHHLAFYVLDEDTIGHDDIIGKISLSKEAIAADPRGVEGWINLSRVDPDEEVQGEIHLAVHLLEEPQGKKLRCHVIEARDLAPRDISGTSDPFARLFYGNQSVETAVIKKTRFPHWDEVLELELWGEEAVGAHLRLEVWDWDLVGRNDFLGQVEFTPEVLQHSPPNGWFRLLPFPRPEEDAGGRLGALRLKVKLVEDRVLPSVCYQPLLDLLAESILGSAEEGAPTPLTMLEEVSSPDSLQDVATNLQDVATNLVKIFLGRGLAVPLLDHLNLREVTRTTDPNTLFRSNSLASKAMEQFMKVVGMPYLHAVLKPIVTRIFEEKKYIELDPCKMELTRTRRISFKGSQSEEHVRASSLELLTGYLQETLEAIVGSTGLCPPVMRAAFKHLYQRVQDQFPEPEHEDVKYVAVSGFLFLRFFAPAILTPKLFNLRDQHADPQTGRSLLLLAKAVQSIGNMGQQLGAGKEQWMTPLHPTLLRGTAQVKDFLDQLVDVDPESGEEVQPRVLVPPSVTLKEGYLFKRKAEGVSLITRFTFKKRYFWLSGEALSYSKSPDWTVRSSIPVRRICAVERVDDNAFQQPYTMQVVTLDGEGQLKTLYLQCKNVNELNQWLSALRKASLSNECLLPACHPGAFRGHRWTCCLQADRTVQGCSRTHSAVTLGDWSDPLDPDAEAQTVYRQLLLGREMLRKKYLEVSDVEQEQGQSQRADEGEARSPPSQAEVVAARLLDVVRDLERAHQAFEQQEAGEVAGHSPSTA from the exons ATGTCCCGGAATACTTCTCTTAGCTTCCgcgtggtggaggggagagacctGCCCTCCAAAGACGT CTCTGGCAGCAGCGACCCTTACTGCCTCATCAAGGTGGACAACGAAGTTGTGGCCAG gACTGCAACGGTGTGGAGGAGTCTGAATCCGTTCTGGGGGGAGGAGTTCACACTGCACCTGCCCCTCGGCTTCCACCACCTGGCCTTCTACGTGCTGGACGAAGACACCATCGG CCACGATGACATCATTGGCAAGATCTCGCTGAGCAAGGAGGCCATCGCGGCGGACCCCCGAG GGGTCGAAGGCTGGATTAACCTGAGTCGGGTGGACCCGGACGAGGAGGTGCAGGGGGAGATCCACCTGGCCGTGCATCTGCTGGAGGAACCTCAGGGGAAGAAGCTGCGGTGCCACGTCATCGAGGCCAG agACCTGGCTCCCAGGGACATCTCTGGCACCTCAGACCCATTCGCCCGCCTGTTCTATGGCAATCAGAGTGTGGAGACAGCT gTCATTAAGAAGACCCGGTTCCCACACTGGGATGAGGTACTGGAGCTggagctgtggggtgaggaggctgtgggggCTCATCTGCGCTTGGAGGTCTGGGACTGGGATCTAGTAGGAAGGAATGACTTCTTGGGGCAG GTGGAGTTCACCCCAGAAGTGCTGCAGCACTCACCCCCCAATGGCTGGTTCCGCCTGCTGCCTTTCCCTAGGCCTGAGGAGGATGCAGG AGGTCGGCTGGGGGCCCTGAGGCTGAAAGTGAAGCTGGTGGAGGACCGAGTGCTGCCCTCTGTGTGCTACCAGCCCCTGCTGGACCTGCTGGCGGAATCCATCCTGGGTTCTGCAGAG GAGGGGGCTCCGACACCACTGACGATGCTGGAGGAAGTCAGCTCTCCGGACAGCCTTCAGGATGTGGCCACCAACCTCCAGGACGTGGCCACGAACCTGGTGAAGATCTTCCTGGGCCGGGGCCTGGCCGTCCCCCTCCTTGACCACCTCAACCTGCGGGAAGTCACCCGCACCA CTGACCCCAACACGCTCTTCCGCTCCAACTCCCTCGCCTCCAAAGCCATGGAGCAGTTCATGAAG GTGGTGGGGATGCCTTACCTGCACGCCGTCCTCAAGCCCATCGTCACCCGCATCTTCGAGGAGAAGAAATACATCGAGCTGGACCCCTGCAAGATGGAACTGACCCGCACGAG GAGAATCTCCTTCAAAGGCTCCCAGTCCGAGGAGCACGTGCGGGCGAGCAGTCTGGAGCTGCTAACGGGCTACCTGCAAGAGACTCTGGAAGCCATCGTAGGCTCAACCGGCCTCTGTCCCCCCGTCATGCGCGCCGCCTTCAAACACCTGTACCAGAGGGTGCAGGACCAATTCCCGGAGCCAGAGCACGAG GACGTCAAGTACGTGGCGGTCAGCggcttcctcttcctccgctTCTTCGCTCCGGCCATCCTGACCCCGAAGCTCTTCAACCTCCGCGACCAGCACGCAGACCCCCAGACCGGCCGCTCCTTGCTTCTCCTCGCCAAG gctgtACAGAGCATCGGGAATATGGGCCAGCAGCTGGGCGCCGGCAAGGAGCAGTGGATGACCCCTCTGCACCCGACCCTCCTCCGAGGCACCGCACAGGTGAAAGACTTCCTGGACCAGCTGGTGGACGTGGACCCGGAGAGTG GCGAAGAAGTGCAGCCGCGGGTGCTGGTCCCCCCGTCGGTGACCCTGAAGGAGGGCTACCTATTCAAGCGCAAGGCCGAGGGCGTCAGCCTCATCACGCGCTTCACTTTCAAGAAGCGCTACTTCTGGCTCAGCGGAGAGGCTCTGTCCTACTCCAAATCTCCCGACTGGACG GTGCGTTCCTCCATCCCGGTGCGGCGGATCTGCGCGGTGGAGCGCGTGGACGATAACGCCTTCCAGCAGCCGTATACGATGCAGGTCGTCACactggatggggaggggcagctgAAGACCCTCTACCTGCAGTGCAAG AATGTGAACGAGCTGAACCAGTGGCTGTCGGCCCTCCGCAAAGCCAGTCTCTCCAACGAGTGCCTGCTTCCCGCCTGCCACCCCGGGGCCTTCCGCGGACACCGCTGGACCTGCTGTCTCCAGGCTGACCGCACGG TCCAGGGCTGCAGCCGCACGCACTCGGCCGTGACCCTCGGGGACTGGAGTGACCCGCTGGATCCCGACGCCGAGGCTCAGACGGTGTATCGGCAGTTGCTGCTGGGGAGAGAAATGCTCAG GAAGAAATACCTCGAGGTTTCCGACGTTGAGCAGGAACAGGGACAAAGTCAGAGGGCCGACGAGG GAGAAGCCCGGTCTCCTCCCAGCCAGGCTGAAGTCGTAGCTGCCCGCTTGCTGGACGTGGTCAGGGATCTGGAGCGTGCTCACCAGGCCTTCGAGcagcaggaggcaggggaggtggcCGGCCACTCTccgagcacggcctag